From Chryseobacterium sp. H1D6B, a single genomic window includes:
- a CDS encoding DUF4840 domain-containing protein, whose translation MKKLSGIKVFMAVLLAFVGLSLISCENDDHVEPVKLEDVNGNYKGKIIITQGGSKTEAAIGFAAKNNVITFSEFPIKEIVKSVVKDPVKTAAAITALGKIKYDLDYTPVLNNENTVVELTFIPRALEIQIPVDGVNKKAVVTFSVKQKGFYIGQNRALKFDLSADKITVDGTVLNPFEIIKYDFPYSVKN comes from the coding sequence ATGAAAAAATTATCAGGAATTAAAGTCTTTATGGCTGTTCTGCTGGCGTTCGTAGGTCTTTCTTTAATATCATGTGAAAATGATGATCATGTAGAGCCTGTAAAATTAGAAGATGTAAACGGAAATTATAAAGGAAAAATAATAATAACCCAAGGCGGCAGTAAAACAGAAGCCGCTATTGGTTTTGCAGCAAAGAATAATGTGATTACGTTTTCAGAATTTCCAATCAAAGAAATTGTGAAATCAGTAGTGAAAGATCCTGTAAAGACAGCTGCAGCAATTACAGCACTGGGAAAAATTAAATATGATCTTGATTATACACCCGTGTTAAATAATGAAAATACTGTAGTAGAATTAACTTTTATTCCCAGAGCGCTGGAAATACAGATTCCGGTAGACGGAGTTAATAAAAAAGCAGTCGTAACATTTAGCGTTAAGCAGAAAGGATTCTATATAGGACAGAATAGAGCATTGAAATTCGATCTGTCAGCAGATAAAATAACAGTGGATGGAACAGTATTAAACCCTTTTGAAATTATTAAATATGATTTTCCATATTCTGTAAAAAATTAG
- a CDS encoding sigma-70 family RNA polymerase sigma factor produces the protein MKENKEQILADRLLLKEEAAWKELFGSYSRNLTYVCSRYIIGKEDVHDVLQNSFIKMFRSIDSFEYRGNGSLRAWITRIVVNESLKHIKQHSDFKVFADTFEIPDIQDEEEPNLEEIPQTVIMEMIRSLPEGYRTVFNLFVFEKKSHKEIAGLLGIAENSSASQFHRSKAMLIQKIKEYKMSKKAQYG, from the coding sequence ATGAAAGAAAATAAGGAGCAGATTTTGGCAGACCGCCTTCTTTTAAAAGAAGAAGCCGCATGGAAAGAGCTTTTTGGATCTTATTCCAGAAATCTCACCTACGTATGCTCCCGTTACATCATTGGGAAAGAAGATGTACATGATGTGCTTCAGAATAGTTTTATAAAGATGTTCCGCTCAATAGATTCATTTGAGTACAGAGGAAATGGTTCCTTAAGAGCCTGGATAACCCGTATCGTAGTTAATGAATCTTTAAAGCATATTAAGCAGCATTCAGACTTTAAAGTGTTTGCAGATACTTTTGAAATACCCGACATCCAGGACGAAGAGGAGCCTAATTTGGAAGAAATTCCGCAAACAGTTATTATGGAAATGATCCGTTCTCTTCCCGAAGGATATAGAACAGTTTTTAATCTTTTTGTATTTGAGAAAAAGAGCCATAAAGAAATTGCCGGACTTTTAGGAATAGCAGAAAATTCTTCTGCATCACAGTTTCACAGGTCTAAAGCGATGCTTATTCAGAAAATTAAAGAATATAAAATGTCAAAAAAGGCGCAATATGGATAA